In Fusobacterium canifelinum, a genomic segment contains:
- a CDS encoding phosphoribosylformylglycinamidine synthase codes for MSDLRFFVEKKKGFDLDAKRLEKQFREELGVNVKDLRLINCYDIFNLNDKKEDVEKIKKMILSEPVTDTITTELDLKGKKYFAVEFLPGQFDQRADSALQCIDIVSSEKQNADILTSKIIILNDELSDGELNKVKKFYINPIEMREKDLSVLKKEEILFNSEVIVYDNFTSLNDSEIEKMRVDLGLSMSFEDLKFIQDHFKTIGRNPTETEIKVLDTYWSDHCRHTTFETKINKVTFPNSEFGKQMEKEFNDYLKLKEDVSKKRAVSLMDMATIVAKYLKKEGKLDNLEVSEENNACSVYVDVEVEDFEGKKAIEKWLLMFKNETHNHPTEIEPFGGASTCLGGAIRDPLSGRAYVYQAIRVTGSGNPLETVEETLKGKLPQKKITTGAASGYASYGNQIGIATSLVSEIYHDGYKAKRMEVGAVVAAAPVENVVRKSPIPTDSIIIIGGKTGRDGCGGATGSSKEHNDKSLLLCGAEVQKGNAPEERKIQRLFRNPNATKLIKKCNDFGAGGVSVAIGELADGVEVNLDLVPVKYEGLNGTELAISESQERMAVIVSKGDTEKFLKYVDEENLLGTVVGYVTDKNRLTLNWKGKAIVDISRDFLNTNGVQQNIDIEVRDYKDENVFEKFKTSDSSLEKKWLHNIKKLNVVSQKGLVEMFDSSVGAGTILAPFGGKYQMSPTDVSVMKFPVLDKNTNTASAITWGFNPYISEWSTYHGAIYAVVESLAKLVAAGVDYKTARLSFQEYFEKLGKDSYKWSKPFLALLGAIKVQKDFDVAAIGGKDSMSGTFNDISVPPTLISFAVSPVNVNNVISTEFKNAKNKLYLVENKINEKDFLFNSEELKENFDFVLKNIKDKKIVSAMVIKMGGLAEALSKMSFGNRLGFEINNKDVDLFSLKPASILIETTEELPNKNAIYLGEVIDKFEGKVNGENINLKEVEATWLNKLKPIFPYELEEKIETYDIKNKISEKKIYKSSITIAKPRVVIAAFPGTNSEYDMYNRFNENGGEAKITLLRNLTQKHLIESVDEMCKDLRNSQIFVLPGGFSAGDEPDGSGKFMAAVLQNPKLMDEIKAFLDRDGLILGVCNGFQALVKSGLLPYGEIGNVHENSPTLTFNKIGRHISQIVKTKIVTNNSPWLSSFEIGETFDIPVSHGEGRFYASNEVLKQLFENGQIATQYVDFDLEATNEFRFNPNGSSFAIEGIISPDGRIFGKMGHSERYSKDTFKNIDGNKNQNLILNGIKYFK; via the coding sequence ATGTCAGATTTAAGATTTTTTGTTGAAAAGAAAAAAGGATTTGATTTAGATGCAAAAAGATTAGAAAAACAGTTTAGAGAAGAACTGGGAGTAAATGTTAAAGATTTAAGACTTATAAACTGTTATGATATTTTTAATCTTAATGATAAGAAAGAAGATGTTGAAAAAATTAAAAAAATGATATTATCAGAGCCTGTTACAGATACTATTACAACAGAGTTAGATTTAAAAGGGAAAAAATACTTTGCTGTTGAATTTTTACCAGGACAATTTGACCAAAGAGCAGACTCAGCTTTGCAATGTATTGATATAGTATCAAGTGAAAAACAAAATGCTGATATATTGACTTCAAAAATTATTATATTAAATGACGAACTTAGTGATGGAGAATTAAATAAAGTAAAGAAATTCTATATTAATCCTATTGAAATGAGAGAAAAAGATTTATCTGTATTAAAAAAAGAAGAAATTTTATTTAATTCTGAAGTAATTGTTTATGATAATTTTACTTCATTGAATGATAGTGAAATAGAAAAAATGAGAGTTGATTTAGGACTTTCTATGTCTTTTGAAGATTTAAAATTTATTCAAGACCATTTTAAGACAATAGGAAGAAATCCTACTGAAACAGAAATAAAAGTTTTAGATACTTATTGGTCTGACCATTGTAGACATACAACTTTTGAAACAAAAATAAATAAAGTGACATTTCCAAATTCTGAATTTGGAAAACAAATGGAAAAAGAATTTAATGATTATTTAAAATTAAAGGAAGATGTATCTAAAAAAAGAGCAGTTTCTTTAATGGATATGGCAACAATAGTTGCAAAATATTTAAAGAAGGAAGGAAAGCTAGATAATTTAGAAGTATCAGAAGAAAATAATGCTTGTTCTGTATATGTAGATGTTGAAGTAGAAGATTTTGAAGGAAAAAAAGCTATTGAAAAATGGCTATTGATGTTTAAAAATGAAACTCATAATCACCCAACTGAAATAGAACCATTTGGTGGAGCTTCAACTTGTTTAGGTGGGGCAATAAGAGACCCATTATCGGGTAGAGCTTATGTTTATCAAGCTATAAGAGTTACAGGTTCTGGAAATCCGCTTGAGACTGTTGAAGAAACTTTAAAAGGAAAATTGCCTCAAAAGAAAATAACAACAGGGGCAGCTAGTGGCTATGCTTCTTATGGAAACCAAATAGGAATTGCAACTTCATTGGTATCTGAAATTTATCATGATGGATACAAGGCAAAAAGAATGGAAGTTGGGGCAGTTGTAGCAGCAGCACCAGTGGAAAATGTAGTTAGAAAATCTCCTATACCTACTGATAGCATAATTATCATAGGTGGTAAAACAGGTAGAGATGGTTGTGGAGGAGCAACTGGTTCTTCTAAGGAACATAATGATAAATCACTTTTATTATGTGGAGCAGAAGTTCAAAAAGGTAATGCACCAGAAGAAAGAAAAATACAAAGATTGTTTAGAAATCCAAATGCAACAAAACTTATTAAAAAATGTAATGACTTTGGAGCAGGTGGAGTTTCAGTTGCCATTGGAGAGCTAGCAGATGGAGTTGAAGTAAATCTTGATCTAGTTCCTGTAAAATATGAAGGTTTAAATGGGACAGAGCTAGCTATATCTGAATCACAAGAAAGAATGGCAGTTATAGTTTCAAAAGGAGATACAGAAAAATTTTTAAAATATGTAGATGAAGAAAACTTGCTTGGAACAGTTGTAGGTTATGTAACAGATAAAAATAGATTAACTTTAAACTGGAAGGGTAAAGCAATTGTTGATATTTCAAGAGATTTTTTAAATACTAATGGTGTTCAACAAAATATAGATATAGAAGTTAGAGATTATAAAGATGAAAATGTTTTTGAAAAATTTAAAACTTCTGATAGCAGTTTAGAAAAGAAATGGCTGCATAATATTAAAAAATTGAATGTTGTTTCACAAAAAGGTTTAGTAGAAATGTTTGATTCTTCTGTTGGAGCAGGAACAATCTTAGCACCATTTGGTGGAAAATATCAAATGTCACCAACAGATGTTTCTGTAATGAAATTCCCAGTTTTAGATAAAAATACAAATACTGCTTCTGCTATAACTTGGGGCTTTAATCCTTATATATCTGAATGGTCAACATATCATGGTGCTATCTATGCAGTTGTGGAATCATTAGCTAAATTAGTTGCAGCAGGAGTTGATTACAAAACAGCAAGACTTTCATTCCAAGAATACTTTGAAAAACTTGGTAAAGATTCATATAAATGGTCTAAACCATTCCTTGCATTACTTGGAGCTATAAAAGTACAAAAAGATTTTGATGTAGCAGCTATTGGTGGTAAAGATTCAATGAGTGGAACATTTAATGATATATCTGTACCTCCTACATTGATTTCATTTGCAGTTAGTCCTGTAAATGTGAATAATGTTATATCAACTGAATTTAAAAATGCTAAGAATAAACTATATTTAGTTGAAAATAAGATTAATGAAAAAGATTTCTTATTCAATAGTGAAGAATTAAAAGAAAACTTTGATTTTGTATTAAAAAATATAAAAGATAAGAAAATAGTATCAGCTATGGTTATAAAAATGGGTGGACTTGCAGAAGCTTTATCAAAAATGAGTTTTGGTAATAGATTAGGTTTTGAAATTAATAATAAAGATGTAGATTTATTCAGTTTAAAACCAGCTTCTATTTTAATTGAAACAACAGAAGAATTACCAAATAAAAATGCTATCTATTTAGGTGAAGTTATAGACAAATTTGAAGGAAAGGTAAATGGAGAAAATATTAATTTAAAAGAAGTTGAAGCAACTTGGTTAAATAAATTAAAACCTATTTTCCCATATGAGTTAGAAGAAAAAATAGAAACTTATGACATTAAAAATAAAATATCTGAAAAGAAAATCTATAAATCATCAATAACTATTGCTAAACCAAGAGTAGTTATAGCTGCTTTCCCAGGAACTAACTCTGAATATGATATGTACAATAGATTTAATGAAAATGGTGGAGAAGCAAAAATAACTTTACTTAGAAACTTAACACAAAAACATTTAATTGAATCAGTTGATGAAATGTGTAAAGATTTAAGAAACTCTCAAATATTTGTTCTACCAGGTGGATTTAGTGCTGGAGATGAACCAGATGGTTCAGGTAAATTTATGGCAGCAGTTTTACAAAATCCAAAACTTATGGATGAAATAAAAGCTTTCTTAGATAGAGATGGACTTATTTTAGGAGTATGTAATGGTTTTCAAGCCTTAGTTAAATCTGGTTTATTACCTTATGGAGAAATTGGAAATGTTCATGAAAATTCACCTACTCTTACATTTAATAAGATAGGTAGACATATTTCTCAAATAGTAAAAACAAAAATAGTTACAAATAATTCACCTTGGTTATCATCTTTTGAAATAGGAGAAACATTTGATATTCCTGTGTCTCATGGAGAAGGAAGATTCTATGCTAGCAATGAAGTACTAAAACAACTATTTGAAAATGGACAAATAGCAACTCAATATGTAGACTTTGATTTAGAAGCTACAAATGAATTTAGATTCAATCCTAATGGTTCTAGTTTTGCTATTGAAGGAATTATATCTCCTGATGGTAGAATTTTTGGAAAAATGGGACACTCAGAAAGATATTCAAAAGATACATTTAAGAATATAGATGGTAATAAAAATCAAAACTTAATATTAAATGGAATAAAATACTTTAAATAA
- the purE gene encoding 5-(carboxyamino)imidazole ribonucleotide mutase — MKVGIIFGSKSDIDVMKGAADCLKKFGIEYSAHVLSAHRVPELLEETLEKFEKEDYGVIIAGAGLAAHLPGVIASKTVLPVIGVPIKAAVEGLDALFSIVQMPKSIPVATVAINNSYNAGMLAVEILAVGNKELRAKLLEFRKEMKEDFKKNIYVEL; from the coding sequence ATGAAAGTAGGAATTATATTTGGAAGTAAATCAGATATTGATGTAATGAAGGGAGCAGCAGACTGTTTAAAAAAGTTTGGAATAGAATACTCTGCACATGTTTTATCAGCACATAGAGTTCCAGAACTTTTAGAAGAAACTTTGGAAAAATTTGAAAAAGAAGACTATGGAGTTATTATTGCTGGAGCAGGACTTGCAGCACACTTACCAGGAGTTATTGCTTCAAAAACTGTTTTACCAGTAATTGGGGTACCTATAAAAGCAGCAGTAGAAGGTTTAGATGCACTATTCTCAATAGTACAAATGCCTAAATCAATTCCAGTTGCAACTGTGGCAATAAATAATTCATATAATGCTGGAATGTTAGCAGTAGAAATATTAGCAGTTGGGAATAAAGAATTAAGAGCAAAACTTTTAGAGTTTAGAAAAGAAATGAAAGAAGATTTCAAAAAAAATATATATGTGGAATTATAA
- the purC gene encoding phosphoribosylaminoimidazolesuccinocarboxamide synthase, with product MEKGKFIYEGKAKQLYETDDKDLVIVHYKDDATAGNGAKKGTIHNKGIMNNEITALIFNMLEEHGIKTHFVKKLNDRDQLCQRVKIFPLEVIVRNIIAGSMAKRVGIKEGTKINNTIFEICYKNDEYGDPLINDHHAVAMGLATYDELKEIYDITGKINNLLKEKFDNIGITLVDFKIEFGKNSKGEILLADEITPDTCRLWDKKTGEKLDKDRFRRDLGNIEEAYIEVVKRLTEKK from the coding sequence ATGGAAAAAGGAAAATTTATTTATGAAGGAAAGGCAAAACAATTATATGAAACTGATGATAAGGATTTAGTTATTGTTCACTATAAAGATGATGCAACTGCAGGAAATGGTGCAAAAAAAGGAACTATTCACAATAAAGGAATAATGAATAATGAAATAACAGCTTTAATATTTAACATGTTAGAAGAACATGGAATCAAAACTCATTTTGTTAAAAAATTAAATGATAGAGATCAATTATGTCAAAGAGTAAAAATATTCCCTCTTGAAGTTATAGTTAGAAATATAATAGCTGGTTCTATGGCTAAAAGAGTTGGAATAAAAGAAGGGACTAAAATAAATAATACTATATTTGAAATTTGTTATAAAAATGATGAATACGGTGATCCTTTAATAAATGATCATCATGCAGTGGCAATGGGACTTGCAACTTATGATGAATTAAAAGAAATTTATGATATAACTGGAAAAATTAATAATCTTTTAAAAGAAAAATTTGATAACATTGGAATAACATTAGTAGATTTTAAAATTGAATTTGGTAAAAATTCTAAGGGTGAAATTTTACTTGCTGATGAAATTACTCCTGATACTTGTAGATTGTGGGATAAAAAAACAGGAGAAAAATTAGATAAAGATAGATTTAGAAGAGATTTAGGAAACATAGAAGAAGCATATATAGAAGTAGTTAAAAGATTAACTGAAAAGAAATAA
- the purF gene encoding amidophosphoribosyltransferase, translating into MGILALHSKKVRNDLVGIAYYGMYALQHRGQEGAGYTICDSITNREVRIKTVKNVGLVSDVFLVDDFQKYYGNILIAHTRYGSKNTMSIRNCQPIGGESAMGYISLVHNGDLSNKEELKKELLNNGSLFQTSIDTEIILKFLSLYGKYGYKDAVLKTIEKLKGCFVLAMIINDKLIGVRDPEGLRPLCLGKIVEDDMYVLASESCALDAIGAEFIRDIEAGEMIVIDDNGVESIKYKSSTKKASSFEYIYFGRPDSVIDGISVYDFRHKTGRYLYEQNPIEADIVIGVPDSGVAAGIGYAEASGIPYSAALLKNKYVGRTFIAPIQELRERAVKVKLNPIKKLIKGKRVVVIDDSIVRGTTSKKLIDILFEAGAKEVHFRSASPVVIEESYFGVNIDPNNKLMGSYMSIEEIRKVIGATTLDYLSLKNLKKILNGGDDFYMGCFKEDREE; encoded by the coding sequence ATGGGTATATTAGCTTTACATTCAAAAAAAGTTAGAAATGATTTAGTGGGAATCGCATATTATGGAATGTATGCTTTGCAACATAGAGGACAGGAAGGAGCAGGTTATACTATTTGTGATTCAATCACTAATAGAGAAGTAAGAATAAAAACTGTTAAAAATGTTGGTCTTGTATCAGATGTATTTTTAGTAGATGATTTTCAAAAATATTATGGTAATATTTTGATAGCTCACACAAGATATGGAAGTAAAAATACAATGTCAATAAGAAATTGTCAGCCTATTGGTGGGGAATCTGCTATGGGTTACATATCTCTTGTTCATAATGGAGATTTATCAAATAAAGAAGAGTTAAAAAAAGAATTATTAAATAATGGTTCATTATTTCAAACAAGTATAGATACAGAAATAATCTTAAAATTTTTAAGTCTTTATGGTAAATACGGGTATAAAGATGCAGTCTTAAAAACAATAGAAAAATTAAAAGGCTGTTTTGTTCTTGCAATGATAATAAATGATAAACTTATAGGAGTTCGTGATCCAGAAGGATTGAGACCATTATGTTTAGGAAAGATTGTTGAAGATGATATGTATGTTTTAGCATCTGAAAGTTGTGCATTGGATGCTATTGGTGCTGAATTTATAAGAGATATAGAAGCAGGAGAAATGATAGTTATAGATGATAATGGAGTGGAAAGCATAAAATATAAATCTAGTACAAAAAAGGCTAGTTCATTTGAATATATTTATTTTGGAAGACCAGACAGTGTCATAGATGGAATAAGTGTTTATGATTTTAGACATAAAACAGGTAGATACTTGTATGAACAAAATCCAATAGAAGCAGATATTGTTATAGGTGTTCCTGATTCTGGTGTAGCAGCAGGAATAGGATATGCTGAAGCAAGTGGGATACCCTATTCAGCAGCACTTTTAAAAAATAAATATGTAGGCAGAACTTTTATTGCACCCATTCAAGAGTTAAGAGAAAGAGCAGTAAAAGTTAAATTAAATCCTATTAAAAAATTGATTAAAGGGAAAAGAGTTGTTGTTATAGATGATTCTATTGTTCGTGGAACAACTTCAAAAAAATTAATAGATATATTATTTGAGGCAGGGGCAAAAGAAGTTCACTTTAGATCAGCTTCACCAGTTGTTATTGAAGAATCATATTTTGGAGTAAATATAGATCCTAATAATAAGTTAATGGGAAGCTATATGAGTATTGAAGAAATTAGAAAAGTAATAGGAGCAACAACATTGGACTATCTTTCATTAAAAAATTTAAAGAAAATTTTAAATGGAGGAGATGATTTTTATATGGGATGCTTCAAAGAAGATAGGGAGGAATAA
- the purM gene encoding phosphoribosylformylglycinamidine cyclo-ligase, with product MINSYKDSGVDKEEGYKAVELMKKNVLKTHNKSVLTNLGSFGAMYELGQYKNPVLISGTDGVGTKLEVAMKQKKYDTVGIDCVAMCVNDVLCHGAKPLFFLDYLACGKLDAEVAAQLVSGVTEGCLQSYAALVGGETAEMPGFYKEGDYDIAGFCVGIVEKDNLIDGSKVKEGNKIIAVASSGFHSNGYSLVRKVFTDYNEKISLKEYGENVTMGDILLTPTKIYVKPILKVLEKFNVNGMAHITGGGLYENLPRCMGKDLSPVVFRDKVRVPEIFKLIAERSKIKEEELFGTFNMGVGFTLVVEEKDVEPIIELLTSLGETAYEIGHIEKGDHSLCLK from the coding sequence ATGATAAATTCTTATAAAGATTCAGGTGTTGATAAAGAAGAAGGTTACAAAGCAGTTGAATTAATGAAGAAAAATGTTTTAAAAACTCATAATAAATCTGTTCTAACAAACTTAGGCAGCTTTGGAGCTATGTATGAATTAGGACAATATAAAAATCCTGTTTTAATTTCTGGAACTGATGGAGTTGGAACAAAACTAGAAGTTGCAATGAAACAAAAAAAATATGACACAGTAGGAATAGACTGTGTTGCTATGTGTGTAAATGATGTATTATGTCATGGAGCTAAGCCATTATTTTTCTTAGATTATTTAGCTTGTGGAAAACTTGATGCAGAAGTTGCTGCACAATTAGTTTCAGGAGTTACAGAAGGCTGTTTACAATCTTATGCAGCTTTAGTTGGTGGAGAAACTGCTGAAATGCCAGGTTTCTATAAAGAAGGTGACTATGATATAGCAGGTTTCTGTGTTGGAATAGTTGAAAAAGATAATTTAATTGATGGCTCAAAAGTTAAAGAAGGAAATAAAATAATAGCAGTGGCTTCAAGTGGTTTCCATAGCAATGGTTATTCATTAGTAAGAAAAGTATTTACTGACTATAATGAAAAAATTTCTTTAAAAGAATATGGAGAAAATGTAACTATGGGAGATATTTTATTAACTCCTACAAAAATTTATGTAAAACCTATATTAAAAGTTTTAGAAAAATTTAATGTAAATGGTATGGCACATATAACAGGTGGAGGTTTATATGAAAATTTACCTCGTTGTATGGGAAAAGATTTATCTCCAGTTGTATTTAGAGATAAGGTAAGAGTACCTGAAATATTTAAATTAATTGCTGAAAGAAGTAAAATCAAAGAAGAAGAATTATTTGGAACTTTCAATATGGGAGTAGGTTTTACTTTAGTAGTAGAAGAAAAAGATGTTGAACCTATCATTGAACTATTAACTTCATTAGGAGAAACTGCTTATGAGATAGGACATATTGAAAAAGGAGACCATTCTTTATGTTTAAAATAA
- the purN gene encoding phosphoribosylglycinamide formyltransferase, whose translation MFKIIVLVSGSGTNMLQLIKNDIKIDCIIADRECKAKNIADEYKIDFILLNRDKEISKNLLKIFEEKKPDLIVLAGFLSILDGEILEKYKNKIINIHPSLLPKYGGKGMYGLKVHQAVFENGDKESGCTVHYVTSDVDAGEIIGQEKVDISMAKSPEEIQKIVLEREWKLLPRVIKKLIK comes from the coding sequence ATGTTTAAAATAATAGTGTTAGTATCTGGTAGTGGAACTAATATGTTACAACTAATAAAAAATGATATAAAAATAGACTGTATAATTGCTGATAGAGAATGTAAGGCAAAAAATATTGCTGATGAATATAAAATTGATTTTATTCTTTTAAATAGAGATAAAGAAATTTCTAAAAATTTGTTAAAGATATTTGAGGAAAAAAAGCCTGATTTAATTGTGTTAGCAGGATTTTTATCTATATTAGATGGAGAAATCTTAGAAAAATATAAGAATAAAATTATAAATATACACCCTTCATTACTTCCAAAATATGGAGGTAAGGGGATGTATGGATTAAAAGTACATCAGGCAGTTTTTGAAAATGGAGACAAAGAAAGTGGTTGTACAGTTCACTATGTTACATCAGATGTTGATGCAGGTGAAATTATAGGACAGGAAAAAGTTGATATCAGTATGGCAAAATCTCCAGAAGAAATACAAAAAATAGTCTTAGAAAGAGAATGGAAATTATTACCAAGAGTTATAAAGAAGCTAATAAAATAA
- a CDS encoding class I SAM-dependent methyltransferase gives MEKLDGVANTLYVPLYGRIYVSKKFPEYFYDEKALKIGEKFTSGISKGSFEYTNMAYAARYYNMDKIIIKFIEEHKICNIVLLGIGLETAYDRIIQKYGLGEVNYYGIDLPEVIKIRKKYFGEREQETLIAGDMFEIEWKEQIDTSIPTLLIVSGVFQYFFEDKIIKFIKKLKEVFPYGELIFDTTTRKSGLKFANWFIKKTGNPKALMYFYIEDGMSFSKKTDTILVEELTFFTDARELLRKKVNFITKLFMKIADRKKMSLIIHLKW, from the coding sequence ATGGAAAAATTAGATGGAGTGGCTAATACATTATATGTACCATTATATGGGAGAATTTATGTGTCAAAAAAATTTCCAGAATATTTTTATGATGAAAAGGCATTAAAAATAGGAGAAAAATTTACATCTGGTATTTCCAAAGGTAGTTTTGAATATACAAATATGGCTTATGCTGCTAGATACTATAATATGGATAAGATAATAATTAAATTTATTGAAGAACATAAAATATGTAATATTGTTTTACTAGGAATAGGTTTAGAAACAGCTTATGATCGTATAATTCAAAAATATGGACTAGGAGAAGTAAATTATTATGGAATAGATCTTCCAGAGGTAATTAAAATTCGTAAAAAATATTTTGGTGAAAGAGAACAAGAAACATTGATAGCTGGAGATATGTTTGAAATAGAATGGAAAGAGCAAATTGATACATCTATACCAACACTTTTAATTGTTTCAGGAGTATTTCAATATTTTTTTGAAGATAAAATTATTAAATTTATAAAAAAATTAAAAGAAGTTTTTCCCTATGGTGAGTTAATTTTCGATACTACAACTAGAAAAAGTGGATTGAAATTTGCTAACTGGTTTATCAAAAAAACTGGAAATCCAAAAGCATTAATGTATTTTTATATTGAAGACGGTATGAGTTTTTCAAAAAAAACAGATACTATATTGGTAGAAGAACTCACTTTTTTTACAGATGCAAGAGAGCTTCTTAGGAAAAAAGTTAATTTTATAACAAAACTATTTATGAAAATTGCTGATAGAAAAAAAATGTCATTAATTATACATTTAAAGTGGTAG
- the purH gene encoding bifunctional phosphoribosylaminoimidazolecarboxamide formyltransferase/IMP cyclohydrolase, which produces MKKRALISVYDKTGILDFAKFLVNKGVEIISTGGTYKYLKENNIEVIEVSKITNFEEMLDGRVKTLHPNIHGGILALRNNEEHMKTLKERNIDTIDYVIVNLYPFFEKVKEDLSFEEKIEFIDIGGPTMLRSAAKSFKDVVVISDVKDYELVKEEINKSNDVSYETRKKLAGKIFNLTSAYDAAISQFLLDEDFPEYINVSYKKSMEMRYGENSHQKAAYYTDNMSDGAMKDFKQLNGKELSYNNIRDMDLAWKVVSEFDEICCCAVKHSTPCGVALGDNVEEAYKKAYKTDPVSIFGGIVAFNKEVDGATAKLLNEIFLEIIIAPSFSKSALEILSKKKNIRLIECKNKPSDKKELIKVDGGILVQDTNSRLYENLEIVTKAKPTSQEEKDLIFALKVVKFVKSNAIVVAKNLQTLGIGGGEVSRIWAAEKALERAKERFNVTDVVLSSDAFFPFKDVVELAAKNGVKAIIQPSGSVNDKDSIEECDKNNISMIFSKLRHFKH; this is translated from the coding sequence ATGAAAAAAAGAGCTTTAATTTCAGTATATGATAAAACGGGTATATTGGATTTTGCAAAATTTTTAGTTAATAAAGGAGTAGAAATTATTTCTACTGGTGGGACATATAAATATTTAAAAGAAAATAATATTGAAGTTATTGAAGTTAGTAAAATAACAAATTTTGAAGAAATGTTAGATGGAAGAGTTAAAACTTTACATCCAAATATACATGGTGGAATTTTAGCATTGAGAAATAATGAAGAACATATGAAAACTTTAAAAGAAAGAAATATAGATACTATTGATTATGTTATAGTAAATTTATATCCTTTCTTTGAAAAAGTTAAAGAAGATTTGTCTTTTGAAGAAAAAATTGAATTTATTGATATAGGTGGACCTACTATGCTTAGATCTGCTGCTAAATCTTTTAAAGATGTGGTTGTTATTTCTGATGTTAAAGATTATGAACTTGTAAAAGAAGAAATAAATAAGTCTAATGATGTTTCTTATGAAACTAGAAAAAAATTAGCAGGAAAAATTTTTAATTTAACTTCTGCCTATGATGCAGCTATATCACAATTTTTATTAGATGAAGATTTTCCAGAATATATAAATGTTTCATATAAAAAATCTATGGAAATGAGATATGGAGAAAATTCTCATCAAAAAGCTGCATACTATACTGATAATATGTCAGATGGAGCCATGAAAGATTTTAAACAACTAAATGGAAAAGAACTTTCATATAATAATATTAGAGATATGGATTTAGCTTGGAAAGTTGTTTCAGAATTTGATGAAATTTGTTGTTGTGCAGTGAAACATTCAACACCTTGTGGAGTAGCATTAGGAGATAATGTAGAAGAAGCTTATAAAAAAGCTTATAAAACAGATCCAGTGTCTATTTTTGGTGGAATAGTAGCTTTTAACAAAGAAGTTGATGGAGCAACTGCAAAATTATTAAATGAAATATTTTTAGAAATTATAATAGCACCAAGTTTTTCAAAATCTGCTTTAGAAATTTTAAGCAAAAAGAAAAATATAAGACTTATTGAATGTAAAAATAAGCCAAGTGATAAAAAAGAATTAATAAAAGTTGATGGTGGAATTTTAGTTCAAGATACAAATAGTAGATTATATGAAAATTTAGAAATTGTAACAAAAGCTAAACCTACATCTCAAGAAGAAAAAGATTTAATTTTTGCTTTAAAAGTTGTAAAATTTGTAAAATCAAATGCTATTGTTGTAGCAAAAAATTTACAAACACTAGGAATAGGTGGAGGAGAAGTAAGTAGAATTTGGGCAGCTGAAAAAGCACTAGAAAGAGCTAAAGAAAGATTCAATGTAACTGATGTTGTACTTTCTTCAGATGCATTCTTCCCATTTAAAGATGTTGTTGAATTAGCAGCTAAAAATGGAGTTAAAGCTATAATTCAACCTAGTGGTTCTGTAAATGATAAAGATTCTATTGAAGAATGTGATAAAAATAATATTTCTATGATATTCTCAAAATTAAGACACTTTAAACACTAA